In Sorghum bicolor cultivar BTx623 chromosome 10, Sorghum_bicolor_NCBIv3, whole genome shotgun sequence, one genomic interval encodes:
- the LOC110431137 gene encoding basic salivary proline-rich protein 2-like, whose translation MVSRLDRILKGSPPTGVDIPRTEVPKGGQAGLTKFSGGSRPRGAPAPTLLQSLRQVGMSPAPTSSHVQGRPSGQVPDGGAADSWPRCSFQQGGNGSQERQSRRRPGGRCRVETGASSRGSSNPRPSTGVEGALPRQLVGESAPPSPKRIEVPRPHEQEGAPEPPRSGLEEDPITISDGSGSDGPSKDTRPMDEEVEASPTTKRTPWPIGLHSVEERRKKEEEEHERETRQQPQEGQQEEREEGRQPEGPQLEELLE comes from the exons ATGGTGTCccgtctcgaccggatcctcaagGGCTCGCCTCCGACCGGCGTCGACATCCCGCGGACGGAAGTCCCAAAGGGGGGCCAAGCGGGTCTCACGAAATTCAGCGGAGGGAGCCGTCCCCGCGGCGCTCCCGCGCCGACACTCCTCCAGAGCCTGCGCCAGGTCGGAATGTCTCCCGCCCCAACCTCCTCCCACGTCCAAGGCAGGCCATCGGGTCAAGTCCCTGACGGCGGGGCCGCTGACTCGTGGCCGCGCTGCAGCTTCCAGCAAGGGGGGAATGGAtcacaggagcgccagtccagGCGCCGGCCAGGTGGGAGATGCCGAGTCGAGACCGGCGCCTCCTCGAGAG GCTCCTCCAATCCCCGGCCGTCGACTGGTGTCGAGGGTGCTCTGCCCCGTCAATTGGTGGGGGAGTCTGCTCCACCGTCGCCGAAGCGAATCGAGGTGCCCCGTCCTCACgaacaggagggagcccccgagcctccccgttcTGGGCTCGAGGAGGATCCTATCACAATAAGTGATGGGTCTGGCAGCGACGGTCCTTCCAAGGACACCCGCcccatggacgaggaggtcgaggcctcTCCCACCACAAAgcggacgccttggcccatcgggctccatTCTGTCGAGGAGCggaggaagaaggaggaggaggagcacgaGCGGGAAACGCGGCAACAGCCGCAGGAGGGGCAGCAGGAGGAAAGAGAGGAAGGGCGGCAGCCAGAAGGTCCCCAGCTCGAGGAGCTACTGGAGTAG